Proteins encoded by one window of Candidatus Binatia bacterium:
- a CDS encoding DUF86 domain-containing protein — MTGDAVYLRHILEAISLIERYVAVGRDVFMTTSHWQDAVIRQLEIIGEATKQLSQGLRSQHPEVPWRRIAGLRDVLIHGYMGVDLDRVWGVTQRDLPGLTQQLEVILQETGEQD, encoded by the coding sequence ATGACCGGTGACGCGGTCTATCTCCGGCACATTCTTGAGGCGATATCCCTCATCGAGCGCTACGTCGCGGTTGGCCGTGACGTGTTCATGACCACCTCGCACTGGCAAGACGCGGTCATCCGGCAGCTTGAGATCATCGGCGAGGCTACCAAGCAACTGAGCCAGGGCCTGCGATCGCAACACCCGGAAGTGCCATGGCGCCGAATTGCCGGACTGCGCGACGTGTTGATCCACGGCTACATGGGCGTTGACCTCGACCGAGTGTGGGGCGTTACACAGCGCGATCTGCCCGGTCTGACGCAGCAACTCGAGGTGATCCTGCAGGAGACGGGCGAGCAGGATTGA
- a CDS encoding nucleotidyltransferase family protein — protein sequence MTLDDAQRAEIVRIAAGHGARRVRLFGSHAHGNQTPGSDVDLLVELAPERTLLDLIAIKQDVEDLLGCPVDVVTEAAVSPYIRDEVLKTAVPL from the coding sequence ATGACGCTCGATGACGCACAACGCGCGGAGATCGTCCGAATCGCGGCCGGCCACGGGGCACGGAGGGTCCGGTTGTTCGGTTCGCATGCCCACGGCAACCAGACTCCGGGGAGCGATGTCGACCTGCTTGTGGAACTTGCTCCCGAGCGCACGTTGCTCGACCTCATTGCCATCAAACAAGATGTCGAGGATCTCCTCGGCTGCCCGGTCGATGTCGTGACCGAAGCCGCGGTCAGCCCGTACATTCGGGATGAGGTATTGAAGACCGCTGTGCCCCTATGA
- a CDS encoding NAD(P)/FAD-dependent oxidoreductase has translation MQIAIIGAGPAGLAAAYDLSRSGHTVTVYEGAPAVGGLAAGFKAPHWEWTLEKYYHHWFASDAAILGLIEELGWSDQVLFPRPITAMYHEGKFYAFDSPVSVLRFPGIPFVDRVRCGVVALYLRLNPRWQPLERVTADAWLGRWMGRRAYEVMWKPMLIGKFGEENLPIVNMAWFWARIHARTPRLGTFAGGFQAFMDRLAEVVRRQGGTVRLNAAVTGIHRTSDARLRVEAGGDMATYDAVISTSSPAAMARVAPDLPAAYSEALLRLKSLGAVVVVLALDRQLTPDVYWYNLPKSAGFPFLALVEHTNYMSPAHYGGDRIVYCGDYLDPGHRYFSASKEEVLDEFLPTLTRFNPQFDRSWVRDSWLWRTAYAQPVPSVNHSRNIPDIRTPVKGLYFASMSQVYPWDRGTNFAIEIGRKVARIAMGDAG, from the coding sequence ATGCAGATTGCGATCATTGGAGCCGGCCCGGCCGGCCTGGCTGCCGCGTATGACCTGAGCCGCAGCGGGCACACGGTCACCGTTTACGAGGGCGCACCGGCCGTCGGCGGGTTGGCGGCCGGATTCAAGGCGCCGCACTGGGAGTGGACACTCGAGAAGTACTACCATCACTGGTTTGCGTCAGACGCCGCGATCCTGGGTCTGATCGAGGAACTCGGGTGGAGCGATCAGGTCCTGTTCCCCCGCCCAATCACGGCCATGTACCACGAGGGCAAGTTCTACGCCTTCGACTCCCCGGTTTCCGTGCTGCGCTTCCCCGGTATCCCCTTCGTCGATCGCGTGCGTTGCGGGGTGGTGGCTCTTTATCTGCGGTTGAATCCGCGCTGGCAACCGCTCGAGCGCGTTACGGCGGACGCCTGGCTGGGCCGCTGGATGGGTCGGCGCGCGTACGAAGTCATGTGGAAGCCCATGCTGATCGGCAAGTTCGGCGAGGAGAACCTACCTATTGTCAACATGGCATGGTTCTGGGCGCGCATCCATGCGCGCACGCCCCGTCTCGGCACATTCGCCGGCGGCTTTCAGGCTTTCATGGATCGGCTGGCGGAGGTCGTGCGCCGCCAGGGCGGCACGGTCCGCCTGAATGCGGCTGTGACCGGCATACACCGCACGAGCGATGCTCGGCTCCGCGTGGAGGCGGGGGGAGACATGGCCACCTACGACGCCGTGATCTCGACGAGTTCGCCGGCGGCAATGGCCCGCGTCGCCCCGGACTTGCCGGCCGCGTACTCGGAAGCGCTCCTGCGACTGAAGTCGCTCGGCGCCGTCGTGGTCGTCCTCGCCCTCGACCGCCAGCTCACCCCTGACGTGTACTGGTATAACCTGCCGAAGAGCGCGGGCTTTCCGTTCCTGGCGCTCGTCGAGCACACGAACTACATGAGTCCCGCGCACTACGGCGGCGACCGTATCGTGTACTGCGGCGACTATCTCGACCCGGGGCATCGCTACTTCAGTGCCTCGAAGGAGGAAGTCCTCGACGAGTTCCTTCCGACGCTGACGCGTTTCAACCCACAGTTCGACCGCAGTTGGGTCAGAGACTCGTGGCTCTGGCGCACGGCATACGCGCAGCCCGTACCCTCGGTGAACCACTCGCGCAACATCCCGGATATCCGGACGCCGGTAAAGGGGCTCTACTTCGCGTCGATGAGCCAGGTATACCCCTGGGATCGGGGCACCAACTTCGCCATCGAAATCGGCCGGAAGGTAGCGCGGATAGCGATGGGGGACGCGGGATAG
- a CDS encoding ribonuclease Z — translation MQSGPVRRHAETRTTPVAPVKSTFLPRLVNGPFGDPGLYVTLRWQGAAVQFDLGRIDRIPASALLRLRQIFVTHTHIDHFIGFDRVLRLFLARSGTLAVFGPPGIIGNVRGKLNGYTWNLVDGYPFVIDVHEVGPASIRSVRLPATAAFQPEELGTRPFTGVLHDEDAFTVRAAILDHRIPCLGYSITEPSHLNVRTDALADLGIPPGRWLNELKDAIRRNQPPQTPITVRWRRDDEVHEQTFALGDLRDRLIVVTPGQKLAYVTDTIFSRGNVARVVDLAAGADVFFCESLFLDRDREEAAKRYHLTARQAGTLARMAGVKRLQVFHFSPRYDGMADSLYAEAEAAFRGLMEPDEPA, via the coding sequence ATGCAGTCGGGTCCCGTCCGGCGCCACGCCGAGACGCGGACGACACCGGTAGCCCCCGTGAAGTCGACCTTCCTGCCGCGTCTTGTCAACGGACCTTTCGGCGACCCTGGCCTCTACGTCACCTTGCGCTGGCAAGGGGCGGCGGTGCAGTTCGATCTCGGCCGTATCGACCGGATACCGGCTTCGGCTCTGCTGCGGCTGAGGCAGATCTTCGTCACCCACACCCATATCGACCACTTCATAGGATTCGATCGCGTGTTGCGCTTGTTTCTTGCGCGCAGCGGAACGCTAGCCGTTTTCGGCCCGCCGGGAATCATCGGTAACGTACGAGGTAAGCTGAACGGATATACATGGAACCTGGTGGACGGCTATCCGTTCGTCATCGATGTCCACGAGGTAGGCCCGGCGTCGATCCGAAGCGTCCGCTTGCCGGCAACGGCGGCGTTCCAGCCGGAGGAGCTGGGCACCCGCCCGTTCACCGGCGTCCTCCACGACGAGGATGCGTTTACAGTGCGCGCCGCGATCCTCGATCACCGCATTCCGTGCCTGGGGTACTCGATAACCGAGCCATCGCATCTTAACGTCCGCACAGATGCGCTCGCGGACCTTGGGATCCCTCCGGGACGGTGGCTCAACGAGTTGAAGGACGCGATACGGCGCAACCAACCACCGCAAACGCCGATAACGGTACGCTGGCGCCGGGATGACGAGGTGCACGAGCAGACCTTTGCGCTCGGCGACCTGCGGGACCGCTTGATTGTTGTCACGCCGGGCCAGAAGCTGGCCTATGTGACAGACACCATCTTCAGTCGGGGCAACGTCGCGCGCGTCGTCGACCTCGCTGCGGGTGCGGACGTGTTCTTCTGCGAGTCGCTCTTCCTCGACCGGGACAGAGAAGAGGCCGCCAAGCGTTACCACCTCACGGCCCGTCAGGCGGGTACGCTGGCGCGGATGGCCGGCGTCAAACGGCTGCAGGTATTCCACTTCTCGCCGCGCTACGACGGCATGGCGGATTCCCTGTACGCCGAGGCCGAGGCGGCATTCCGCGGGCTCATGGAACCTGACGAGCCCGCATAG
- a CDS encoding DUF3108 domain-containing protein gives MNRRSPRKRPLPAASLIAAVALAVAGEGLRQTAHAELVLEYDVRYGPLTILAVQARADVTAETYRATTEMRTVGVVGWWFPWTSTATSLGHILGADWRPTRHRLQGNYRSVRRIVEIDYDATGPVRAVVEPAPQADWRTEVPDPLRRATVDPLTASLAAARIPCDRTLAVFDGRRRYNMHLRPLDAQPPAHVAAIAAGPARGCRADIEALAGFWVTDPRTSETPTYLDFWIAVPDVHVGPVPVGLYLSGPAGALDIRLTAATRTQPPDA, from the coding sequence TTGAACCGGCGCTCGCCCCGCAAACGCCCCCTGCCTGCAGCGAGCTTGATCGCCGCCGTGGCGCTGGCGGTTGCCGGAGAGGGGCTGCGGCAGACCGCACATGCCGAACTGGTGCTCGAGTATGACGTCCGCTACGGACCGCTGACCATCCTCGCCGTGCAGGCGCGCGCCGACGTGACCGCCGAGACTTACCGCGCAACTACAGAAATGCGCACCGTCGGCGTCGTCGGGTGGTGGTTTCCCTGGACTTCCACCGCGACCTCCCTCGGCCACATCCTCGGCGCCGACTGGCGGCCCACCCGGCACCGGCTGCAAGGAAACTATCGCTCGGTGCGGCGAATCGTGGAGATCGACTACGACGCGACGGGGCCGGTTCGTGCCGTGGTCGAGCCCGCGCCGCAGGCGGACTGGCGCACCGAGGTTCCGGACCCACTCCGACGCGCGACTGTCGACCCGCTCACGGCGAGCCTTGCGGCGGCGCGTATACCATGCGACCGCACGCTTGCAGTCTTCGACGGCCGTCGACGGTACAACATGCACTTGCGCCCCCTCGATGCCCAGCCCCCGGCGCACGTCGCCGCCATCGCGGCCGGCCCGGCCAGGGGCTGCCGCGCCGACATTGAAGCCCTCGCCGGTTTCTGGGTGACAGACCCGCGAACCAGCGAAACGCCGACGTACCTGGACTTCTGGATCGCAGTCCCCGACGTCCATGTCGGGCCCGTACCGGTGGGTCTGTACCTCAGCGGTCCCGCCGGCGCGCTCGATATCCGCCTCACCGCCGCGACGCGAACTCAACCTCCGGACGCGTAG
- a CDS encoding amidohydrolase family protein, giving the protein MECDLKLAGGRVIDGSGAASRRADVAVAGGVITAVGDLGDIDAEVTVDCNGRIVTPGFIDIHSHADWLLPGADHSALIEPFIRQGMTTLVGGNCGFSPAPITPVNRPGAQEASRLITDGVIDLRWETMDEFLDVLAAGGVPLNVAQLVGHGTVRSAVTGTLNPAPPSADELREMERLTRTSLDAGCLGVSTGLGYPPGIFAQEDELISFAACAAAANKLFTSHLKAYSWISGAYTTDPTTEFHNLAAVKEIVRVGQAARVRLQISHLIFVGRGTWASYSDALRIIDDAHRGGLDVAFDAFPYTAGNTTASVIFPAWVLPRLEEVLADQQERADLRAFAEAAFAAVGFGLPDIQIMHCNVPAWDQYDGLRVTEAAARAGMDPFDFYCRLVVDSNRNARVLNHTYSGDRGDEDALRAVLQHPLCTIETDTFITHAGHQNPAAFGTFPRVLSTYVKEGLFSLEEAVHKMTGAAAERLRWSDRGWVRPNCAADLVVLDPATLQDTASFEHPDRFPLGIEHVFVNGHHVVDGPSYNANARAGQVLRH; this is encoded by the coding sequence ATGGAATGTGACCTGAAGCTGGCAGGTGGTCGTGTCATCGACGGCAGCGGTGCTGCGTCTCGTCGCGCCGATGTGGCAGTTGCCGGCGGAGTAATTACCGCGGTTGGCGACCTCGGCGATATCGACGCTGAAGTGACGGTCGACTGCAACGGCCGCATCGTCACACCGGGCTTCATCGACATCCACTCCCACGCGGATTGGCTTCTGCCCGGTGCCGATCATAGTGCCTTGATCGAACCGTTCATCCGGCAGGGCATGACAACCCTGGTGGGCGGCAACTGTGGTTTCAGCCCGGCGCCAATCACACCCGTCAACCGCCCCGGAGCGCAAGAAGCCAGCCGCCTCATCACCGATGGGGTCATTGATCTCCGCTGGGAGACGATGGACGAATTCCTTGACGTACTGGCCGCCGGCGGCGTCCCACTCAACGTCGCTCAACTGGTCGGCCACGGGACCGTGCGCAGCGCCGTCACCGGCACACTCAACCCCGCCCCACCTTCCGCGGACGAACTTCGGGAAATGGAAAGGCTCACTCGCACCTCGCTCGATGCGGGTTGCCTAGGTGTGAGCACCGGTCTCGGCTATCCGCCCGGGATCTTTGCCCAGGAAGACGAACTAATCAGCTTCGCTGCCTGCGCAGCCGCCGCCAACAAGCTCTTCACATCCCACCTCAAGGCGTACAGTTGGATCAGCGGCGCCTATACCACCGATCCCACCACCGAGTTCCATAATCTGGCAGCCGTCAAGGAGATCGTCCGGGTTGGTCAGGCGGCCCGCGTCCGACTCCAAATCAGCCACCTGATATTTGTTGGTCGAGGCACCTGGGCAAGTTATTCGGACGCCCTCCGCATCATCGACGATGCCCACCGCGGCGGTCTCGATGTCGCCTTCGATGCGTTTCCCTATACCGCCGGCAACACCACCGCCAGCGTCATCTTCCCCGCCTGGGTGCTGCCGCGGCTTGAGGAAGTCCTTGCCGACCAGCAGGAACGTGCCGACCTGCGCGCCTTCGCCGAAGCCGCCTTCGCGGCCGTGGGCTTCGGCCTCCCGGACATCCAGATCATGCATTGCAACGTGCCCGCGTGGGACCAATACGACGGCCTGCGCGTTACCGAGGCCGCCGCGCGCGCCGGCATGGACCCATTCGACTTCTATTGCCGCCTCGTCGTCGACAGCAACCGCAACGCCCGCGTGCTCAACCACACCTACAGCGGCGATCGCGGCGACGAAGATGCCCTTCGTGCCGTACTGCAACACCCCCTCTGCACCATCGAGACCGATACGTTCATCACTCATGCCGGACATCAGAATCCCGCCGCCTTCGGTACCTTCCCTCGTGTCCTCAGTACCTACGTGAAGGAGGGGCTCTTCTCCCTCGAGGAAGCGGTGCACAAGATGACCGGCGCCGCCGCCGAACGTCTGCGGTGGTCGGATCGCGGCTGGGTCCGCCCCAACTGCGCTGCCGACCTGGTCGTTCTCGACCCAGCCACGCTTCAGGATACCGCTTCTTTCGAGCACCCGGACCGTTTTCCGCTCGGGATCGAGCACGTGTTCGTCAATGGACACCACGTGGTCGACGGCCCCAGTTACAACGCGAACGCCAGGGCCGGCCAGGTGCTGCGTCACTAG
- the rplI gene encoding 50S ribosomal protein L9: MEVILREDVPNVGTIGDIVKVKPGFARNYLLPRGLAVIADNRNLSVLDHQKRVMADRRERERRQAEASAQKLAAVRLTVTARAGEEGRLFGSVTNIDIERALADQGFAIERRRIRLDEPIKVIGEHTVPIQLGVGVNAHVTVVVKAEEA; this comes from the coding sequence ATGGAAGTTATTTTGCGTGAAGATGTGCCGAACGTCGGAACCATAGGCGATATCGTCAAGGTTAAGCCGGGATTCGCTCGCAATTACCTGCTCCCCCGCGGTCTCGCGGTAATCGCCGACAATCGCAACTTGAGTGTTCTCGATCATCAAAAACGCGTCATGGCCGATCGGCGCGAACGCGAACGGCGGCAGGCGGAGGCTTCCGCACAGAAACTCGCCGCCGTGCGCCTGACCGTTACCGCACGCGCCGGAGAGGAAGGGCGCCTGTTCGGGTCGGTGACAAACATCGACATCGAACGCGCGCTCGCCGATCAAGGGTTTGCGATCGAACGCCGACGAATTCGCCTCGATGAGCCCATCAAGGTGATCGGCGAACACACCGTTCCGATTCAGCTCGGCGTGGGTGTCAATGCCCACGTTACCGTGGTGGTGAAGGCCGAGGAAGCCTAA
- a CDS encoding YybS family protein, with protein MLLASRATVGVAATSLALALATLAPVAAIPLFLVAPIPGTLLIATVKPAAGFVWATLLGAIAGAFFGVHAAVAVLGLCTLPALVCGLAIRQRGSVEAVVAATAVAWSAGVAATAWSTTGSAAAVLSGVRGLLERSVELTLAAAREAGAAATVLDSLAADSPAIVDGVMSVLPAIVLLIGGALALTNLLAVRAWWRVAVRMNLRRWQMPEAAIWVFIASGFAMFLPSTAISLVARNIFAVLLGCYFCQGLAVVSFYLARFRVPRGFRLAGYALIALHHLFAGLVLALGVLDFWANFRRLHSSTVGFQSGSGGS; from the coding sequence ATGCTCCTGGCTTCCCGCGCCACGGTTGGTGTGGCGGCCACAAGTCTGGCACTGGCGCTAGCCACACTCGCCCCGGTTGCCGCGATACCGCTGTTCCTCGTGGCGCCGATTCCGGGGACGCTGCTCATAGCCACCGTCAAGCCCGCCGCCGGCTTTGTGTGGGCCACGCTGCTTGGCGCCATCGCGGGTGCCTTTTTCGGTGTGCATGCCGCCGTGGCCGTTCTGGGGCTGTGTACGTTGCCTGCCCTGGTCTGCGGCCTGGCCATCCGCCAACGGGGATCGGTGGAAGCGGTGGTAGCAGCCACTGCCGTCGCCTGGAGCGCCGGCGTTGCGGCGACGGCGTGGTCGACTACGGGCAGTGCCGCTGCCGTTCTAAGCGGCGTACGTGGCCTGCTCGAGCGCAGCGTGGAGCTTACTCTTGCCGCCGCGAGAGAGGCGGGTGCCGCGGCTACTGTCCTCGATTCGCTTGCCGCCGATAGCCCGGCCATCGTCGACGGGGTCATGAGTGTCCTGCCCGCCATCGTCCTGCTCATCGGTGGCGCTCTGGCGCTTACCAACCTGCTCGCGGTCAGGGCATGGTGGCGCGTTGCCGTGCGCATGAATCTGCGCCGCTGGCAGATGCCGGAAGCAGCCATCTGGGTGTTCATCGCCTCCGGGTTTGCGATGTTCTTGCCATCGACCGCGATCAGCCTGGTGGCCCGCAACATATTCGCCGTACTGCTCGGCTGTTACTTCTGTCAGGGGCTGGCGGTCGTGAGCTTCTATCTGGCTCGATTCCGTGTTCCACGTGGCTTTCGACTGGCCGGATATGCCCTGATCGCACTGCACCACCTGTTCGCCGGCCTTGTACTCGCCCTCGGCGTGCTGGATTTCTGGGCTAACTTCCGCCGCCTTCATTCGAGTACGGTCGGCTTTCAATCCGGGTCTGGCGGCAGTTGA
- the rpsR gene encoding 30S ribosomal protein S18, with the protein MAMRGGRGGRKGRPAGDEKGGFRRRGPARRKVCRFCADKDAQIDYKDARTLGGFVTERGKIVPSRITGNCAKHQRRLTTAIKRARSVALLPFAASVV; encoded by the coding sequence ATGGCGATGCGAGGAGGCCGAGGGGGACGCAAGGGGCGTCCCGCCGGCGACGAGAAGGGCGGTTTTCGACGCCGCGGCCCGGCCCGACGTAAGGTTTGCCGCTTTTGCGCCGATAAGGACGCACAAATCGACTATAAGGACGCGCGTACCCTGGGTGGCTTCGTGACGGAACGCGGCAAAATCGTTCCGAGCAGAATCACGGGAAACTGCGCCAAGCACCAGAGGCGTTTGACCACCGCGATCAAACGCGCACGTAGCGTAGCCTTGCTGCCGTTTGCCGCCTCAGTAGTCTGA
- the rpsF gene encoding 30S ribosomal protein S6: MVKYETMFVLQPELPEAQVRETIDRVRRLIEGMGGEVADVQDWGVRELAYQIGKHSRGTYVLAHYAARPEVVKELERTFKIADEVLRFISVRMNETRTSARPEPRESAITEGAATEAEAVDTAAPDQGN, from the coding sequence ATGGTAAAATACGAAACGATGTTCGTGCTCCAACCCGAACTGCCCGAGGCGCAAGTGCGCGAAACCATCGACCGCGTGCGCCGGTTGATAGAGGGTATGGGTGGTGAGGTGGCAGACGTTCAGGACTGGGGTGTGCGCGAACTGGCCTACCAGATTGGCAAGCACTCCCGCGGAACGTATGTTCTTGCTCACTATGCGGCGCGCCCCGAAGTCGTCAAGGAGCTCGAGCGTACCTTCAAGATTGCGGATGAGGTTCTGCGCTTCATCTCCGTCCGCATGAACGAAACCAGAACCAGCGCGCGCCCCGAACCGCGGGAGAGTGCGATAACGGAAGGCGCGGCAACGGAGGCGGAGGCGGTCGACACCGCCGCGCCGGATCAGGGGAATTGA
- a CDS encoding 50S ribosomal protein L25: MEAIEFNVEVRGVAGKGAARRARRTGRVPGIFYGPKRQSTPVMVDAKEFAQKVVAVEGSQLLRLASGSDEVNGRISILKDTQYHPVTGAVLHADFYEVDLQQALQVRVPLHFVGKPPGVAAGGILQPLRREVEVQCLPLDIPHAIDVDVSNLGIHDSIHISALTPPAGAKFVFEDDFGLVTVLPPTVEEVKTEAVAEGAPAEGATPGEPAKTEGEK, translated from the coding sequence ATGGAAGCTATCGAGTTCAACGTCGAGGTTCGCGGGGTGGCCGGAAAGGGCGCCGCCCGCCGCGCCCGCCGCACCGGCCGTGTGCCCGGGATCTTTTATGGACCGAAACGGCAATCCACGCCGGTGATGGTCGATGCGAAAGAATTCGCGCAAAAGGTGGTGGCGGTCGAGGGCTCGCAGCTTCTACGCCTGGCTTCCGGGTCCGACGAGGTGAATGGCCGCATCTCGATCCTCAAGGATACCCAGTACCACCCGGTTACCGGCGCCGTGCTGCACGCGGACTTCTATGAAGTCGACCTGCAGCAGGCTCTCCAGGTGCGGGTGCCGCTGCACTTCGTCGGTAAACCTCCCGGGGTGGCTGCGGGCGGCATCCTCCAGCCGCTGCGCCGCGAGGTTGAGGTCCAGTGCCTACCCCTCGACATTCCTCACGCGATCGACGTCGATGTCTCCAACCTCGGGATTCATGACTCGATCCACATAAGCGCCCTGACGCCACCTGCCGGAGCGAAGTTCGTATTCGAGGACGACTTCGGGCTCGTGACCGTGCTGCCGCCTACCGTCGAGGAAGTGAAGACCGAAGCTGTGGCCGAGGGGGCCCCGGCTGAGGGAGCCACCCCCGGCGAGCCCGCGAAGACGGAAGGTGAGAAGTGA
- a CDS encoding ribose-phosphate pyrophosphokinase, producing the protein MKNQIKVFAGNSNPALADAVCAYLGVGRGAAEVRRFSDGEILVEIDENVRGGDVFVIQSTCTPVNDNLIELLLMLDAFRRASASRVTAVVPYYGYARQDRKVAPRVPISAKLVADLVTTAGASRVLTVDLHAGQIQGFFNIPVDNLFAAPVVLKYARERLNGEDVTVVSPDAGGVERARAFAKHLGAALAIIDKRRIRPNEVAEMHIVGEVRDRTAVLVDDMIDTAGTLVAAAAALQENGARAVLACCTHAVLSGQAISRIEQSVLRELIVTDTIPLRGEAQVCSKIKVLSVARLLGEAIRRTHHEESISSLFV; encoded by the coding sequence ATGAAGAACCAGATCAAGGTCTTCGCCGGCAACTCCAACCCCGCCCTCGCCGATGCCGTGTGCGCGTACCTTGGCGTCGGCCGTGGTGCGGCCGAAGTCCGTCGGTTCAGCGACGGCGAGATATTGGTCGAGATCGACGAAAACGTTCGTGGCGGGGATGTGTTCGTGATCCAGTCGACGTGTACCCCCGTGAACGACAATCTGATTGAACTCCTCTTGATGCTCGATGCCTTCCGACGGGCCTCGGCCAGTCGCGTGACCGCAGTCGTCCCTTATTACGGGTACGCTCGCCAGGATCGTAAGGTGGCGCCACGAGTGCCGATCAGTGCGAAACTCGTTGCCGACCTGGTCACTACCGCGGGCGCCTCGCGCGTTCTTACAGTCGACCTCCACGCCGGCCAGATCCAGGGCTTCTTCAACATTCCAGTCGACAACCTGTTTGCCGCCCCGGTCGTCCTGAAATACGCGCGCGAACGACTGAACGGAGAAGACGTGACCGTCGTATCCCCCGATGCGGGCGGGGTCGAACGGGCACGTGCTTTCGCCAAGCACCTGGGCGCGGCGCTGGCCATCATCGATAAACGACGCATCCGCCCAAACGAAGTTGCCGAGATGCACATCGTTGGCGAGGTTCGTGACCGTACCGCTGTGCTGGTGGACGACATGATAGACACCGCCGGAACCCTGGTGGCGGCCGCCGCTGCTCTGCAGGAAAACGGAGCGCGTGCCGTTCTTGCTTGCTGCACTCATGCCGTTCTCTCCGGACAGGCGATCTCGCGCATTGAGCAGTCTGTTCTGCGAGAGCTTATAGTGACCGATACCATTCCCCTGCGCGGGGAGGCGCAGGTATGTTCCAAGATCAAGGTGCTCTCGGTGGCACGTCTCCTCGGCGAAGCCATCCGACGAACGCACCACGAGGAGTCCATTAGCTCGCTTTTTGTTTAG
- a CDS encoding Gfo/Idh/MocA family oxidoreductase: MIRVGVIGLGYWGPNLVRNFGSTPRTRVSWLCDANPARLDQVGTQCLTAERTLDAADVLADPSVDAVAIATPVGTHCRLAAAAFRAGKHVLVEKPLAASVAEAEELVALANEVSRVLLVDHVFLYSPAVRKMCELVHSGEIGEVQFVDSVRINLGLFQHDVNVIWDLAPHDLAIIDHLIDRQPRSVAAIGASHAAGGREDVAYLHLDYGDNILASVHVNWLSPVKVRHFLVGGTRRSLLYNELDLSERLKVYDRGVDVSRDPEGIRDVLISYRSGDVLSPRLDATEPLRLLVEHFADCIEHSMPPVSGGSQGLRVVRMLEAAQRSLSRGGIRVDL, from the coding sequence GTGATCAGAGTCGGAGTCATTGGACTCGGCTACTGGGGTCCGAATCTGGTGCGCAACTTCGGGTCGACCCCGCGGACGCGGGTATCCTGGCTTTGCGACGCAAATCCCGCCCGCTTGGATCAGGTGGGCACACAGTGCCTGACGGCTGAACGAACGCTCGACGCGGCGGACGTGCTGGCCGATCCGTCGGTTGACGCGGTGGCAATCGCGACGCCGGTCGGGACGCATTGCCGGCTCGCTGCGGCAGCTTTTCGTGCCGGCAAACACGTGCTGGTCGAGAAGCCGCTGGCCGCATCGGTGGCAGAAGCCGAGGAACTGGTCGCCCTGGCGAACGAGGTGTCACGGGTTCTCCTGGTTGACCATGTCTTCTTGTATAGTCCGGCGGTGCGGAAGATGTGTGAACTGGTGCACTCCGGGGAGATCGGAGAGGTGCAGTTCGTCGACTCCGTACGCATCAATCTCGGGCTGTTTCAGCACGACGTCAATGTCATCTGGGATCTGGCGCCTCACGATCTAGCGATCATCGACCACCTGATCGATCGCCAGCCACGGAGCGTCGCCGCCATCGGCGCCAGCCACGCAGCCGGCGGCCGTGAAGACGTGGCCTACCTTCATCTTGACTACGGGGACAATATCCTCGCGTCGGTACATGTGAACTGGTTGTCGCCGGTCAAGGTACGCCACTTTCTCGTCGGCGGCACGCGGCGAAGTCTCCTGTACAATGAACTCGATCTTTCCGAACGCCTCAAGGTCTACGACCGTGGCGTCGATGTGTCCCGAGACCCGGAAGGTATTCGCGACGTCCTCATCTCCTATCGCTCCGGAGACGTCTTGTCTCCGCGGCTGGATGCCACCGAGCCCCTGCGCCTCCTGGTCGAGCATTTCGCGGACTGCATCGAACATAGCATGCCGCCGGTGTCGGGGGGCAGCCAGGGTCTGCGCGTCGTGCGCATGCTTGAGGCGGCGCAGCGTTCTCTATCGCGTGGCGGCATACGCGTCGACCTGTGA